Genomic segment of Peptostreptococcaceae bacterium:
TGGTGAAATTGGCAATGCTAATATCTAAAGTCTCACACATAGGGACACAGCCAAATCATTAAACATCTCGGACTATAGAGTTGTTATTTGTGGTAGGGCTCATTTTTGCTGATTCTGAAGCTCCTATATATTTGCTCTAGAAGAATGACTTTCATGAGTTGGTGGGGAAAGGTCATCTTAGAGAATGACAGTTTGAAGTCGGCCCTGTCAAGTACGGCTTCGGAAAGTCCAAGAGATCCGCCAATAACAAAAGCCAAATCGCTTTTTCCCGAAAGGGCGAGGCTATTCAATTTCCTCGAGAACTCTTCGGATGAAAGCTGCTTTCCCTGAATATCCAAGGCTATGACGAATTGCGCATCCTTGATTTTTTTAAAGATTTCTTCTCCCTCTTTATCCTTTACCTGGATTTCTTCCTTTTCGCTAAGATTTTCAGGTGCTTTTTTGTCCGGCACCTCGGCGAATGAAAGCTTGCAGTATTTCGACAGCCTCTTGGTGTACTCGCCGGCTGCATCTCTCATAAATTTTTCTTTCATCTTACCTACGGTTATTATTGTTATGTTCATTGTTTCAATCCCTTCTAATCAATATTATTTTTCAAATTAATATAGCACATAGATTGCCCCTACAATTACAGGAATTCAACGAGCCAGTCCTTGCCCATATCCATGGGAGTCTCAATCATTTTTTCGAGGCTCTCAGGCGAAAATCCACTGTACGCAAGGGAAACGACCATATCTTTTCCATCTCTGCCTATGACCTTTACCAGTATGCCCTTTTTAGAGAAAATACCCGCTATCTCCTCCGCGCTTTTCTCGGTTCTTAGCCCCAGGACCATATTTAGGCCCGAATCGGCGCTCAAGATTTCTATTCTTCCATGAAAGTTCTTTTCTATATATCTTTGCAGCAACGCATTTTTACGTTTGTAATTGCGTTTTATCCGGCGGACATGCTTGCCCATCAATCCCTCTTCCAAAAAACCGGCCAGGGTCATTTGCTCGAGTTTTGATGCCGATTGGCTATAGCGCGTCTTGATTTTTTCGTAGTCATCCAAAAGTCTATGGGGCAGCACCATATAACTTATCCTTACGGACGGAAGAAGGATTTTTGAGAATGAACCCAGATAGATTACCCTGTCATGTGCATCGAGACCCTGAAGACATGGAACAGGCCTGCTCTCATAGCGAATCAGGCTGTCATAGTCATCCTCGATTATGAAGGACTCTCTATCCCTTGCCCAAGCAAGAAGCTCTATCCTTTTGGGGACCGGCATCAGAAATCCTGTCGGGAATTGATGCGAAGGGCTTACATACACTATGTCTGCATGCGAATCGTCGAGCGCGGCAAGGTCTATTCCATTTTCCAGCACGGGAATAGCCTCGGTTTCGAAACCGTAATCCTCGAATATATATTTTGCCTTTTCATAGCCCGGATCTTCGAAGGCCGCTCGTCCGTTTTTTCGCCGAATGAGCCCAATCAATATTCCTATGAGGTACTGCCCTCCGGCCCCTACGACAATCTGTTCCGGATTCGTCCTCGCTCCTCTTGTCAGATTGATGAATCTTGAGATTTCACGCCTTAGATCCGGCTCCCCCTGATGCGTTCCTGTTCCGTATATTTCGCTGGAACGCTCCCTGAGAACCGTACCGTAAATTTTCTTCCATGCCGAAACGTCGAAGCTTTCACTGTCTATGTCTTCGTTGTAAAAATAGATTTCCCGGGAAATAAATTCATCCGCGCCTTTTGTTTTAAACTTCTCAATTTCCCACGGAAGTTCCTCCTCTATCTCCATCAAATCCGCCGCATAGTATCCGCTTTTGGGTCGACTTAGCACATAGCCTTCAGTCAAAAGTTGAAAATATGCGCTCTCGACAGTCGTCCTGCTAAGACCCGTTATCTCGGAAGCCTCCCTTATGGATGGAAGCTTTTCGTCTTTTTTTATTACTCCTGAACTAATTGCTTTTCTAAAATAATCGTAAAGCTGCATATATATAGGAATATCTGTCCCTCTGTTTGGATAGAATGACACTATCATGTTTGTTCTGTCCCCTTTCATTATTATGTATCTGTGCCTTTTTATATGGTCACATTTATAGTATATTTTAATTACAATAATATTAAAAGGAGTTTTAACATGAAAACAATAGATACTAAAATGCTCGCACGCACCTCGGTTTTAACAGCCCTAGTCTTTATAACTACCTTCACCATCACCATCCCCCTAGGATTTGGATATTTTAACATGGGAGATGCAGCAGTATTCCTGACCGGCCTTCTACTCGGCCCCAAGTATGCTTTCCTTGCCGCCGGAATCGGTTCGGGTTTGGCCGATTACTCCGCGGGATATCTGTTTTATATCCCGTCCACCTTTATTCTAAAGGGAATGATGGCTCTGTTGGCTTCAAAAGCAAGCGAAAAATCTTTAGGCATTAAAATCGCTTTCATGCTTACAGGCGGAATCATAATGATTTTAGGTTATTATGTCACAGAGGGTGTTATTTACGGAAACTGGATTGCTCCGATTTACAATCTTCCATGGAATGCTCTTCAATTTTCACTTGGAATGGTGATTGCCTTGATTCTGCATAAACAACTGAAACGATTTATATCTTAAAAATAGCCGCATCCTTTAAAGGATGCGGCTATTTTACTTGTTGATAATTTAAAATCCGAAGGAAAGTTTTCCACAGTTTCAGGCTTTCCCCACAGCCCCATTGGGCAAAAGTGTTTTTATTCTTCTATTTCATCACGAGCAACAAAGGTAATGTCATACGAAAAAGCTTGGCCGTTCCTGACAAGCTCGACCGTTTCCGTGTCTCCCGGCCTATATGCATAAAGAACCTTTATGAGCTGCCTCATGGTTTCTATATCATCGCTACCGATTCTTGTTATTATATCTCCACCAAGCATGCCGGCCATGTCTGCGGGGGAATCCTTGTAAACCTTGTACACGAATACACCCTTTTCCAGCCCTGTTTCCTCGCCCGAGCTTTGCTCGAACTCCTCGAGATCTATACCCTGTATTCCCATATACGCTTTCGTGAACTCTCCTTTTTCAATGAACTCATCCACAATCGGTTTGGCAATATTTATTGGAATAGCAAATCCCAAGCCCTCGCCACTCTGTATCTTCGCAGTATTGATTCCTATTACCTCTCCTCTAGCGTTAAGAAGCGGACCACCTGAATTGCCGGGGTTTATAGATGCATCGGTCTGTATCAGGCTATCTATGCTTTCTGAATAACTGATTGGAATGCTGCGGTTCAGGCCGCTTATAATTCCTGCAGTCACTGAGCGTTCGAAGGTTAATCCCAACGGATTTCCTATTGCAATTGCCGTTTCCCCAATAATCAACTCATCCGAATTCCCAAGATCAGCTACCGGCAGATTTGTTTTTTCAACCTTCACAACAGCCAAGTCCAGTATCGGGTCATTCCAGAGAACCTCCGCATCCAGGCTCTCCCCACTCGACAAAAGAACCGTCACCGCTTCTGTATTTCCGTCATTTATGACATGTGAATTGGTAAGGATATATCCCCTGCTGTCAACTATTACCCCGGTTCCTACTCCCTCGGCTTTACTAGCCCCAAATATCAAATCGTTCTGTATTGATACCGTTGTGATCCCCACAACAGATGGCATGGCTTTTTTAGCGACAGCCGAGATTACATTTAGACCCTCGGTCGTAGCTACTATTTCATAGGCCGGCCCTCCTTGAGTGTATATGCCGCCGTATGGATCCTTAATTATTTTTCCATAAAGGTATGTCGGCGCAATATATGCGGTGAACAATCCCCCTATCATAGCAGCGATTACTGAAATCGCAATTATTTTCATGAATGGGATTTTATATTTTACTATGGTTTCATTTGGTTTTGAAGCCTTAGGTTTCTCAGTCTCTTTTTCTTCTATTGTTTCGGTGTTTGAAGGCTCTTCGTTTGCAATGTCCGATTCTTCAATCTTCACTTCCTCGCTGTCTTCATGTTCCCTGTACATAATCTTTCCCCCTTATTTTAGTATATTGTAAAGTCTTCCTACCCTATTTCTGTATGTCATATCAAGGTCAATGTCTCTTCCGTCCCTTAAACCATTTTCCTCTAAAATACCTCTTACCGTCTCCATTGCAAGCTCCGGAAAATTATTTTCATG
This window contains:
- the rlmH gene encoding 23S rRNA (pseudouridine(1915)-N(3))-methyltransferase RlmH, with translation MNITIITVGKMKEKFMRDAAGEYTKRLSKYCKLSFAEVPDKKAPENLSEKEEIQVKDKEGEEIFKKIKDAQFVIALDIQGKQLSSEEFSRKLNSLALSGKSDLAFVIGGSLGLSEAVLDRADFKLSFSKMTFPHQLMKVILLEQIYRSFRISKNEPYHK
- a CDS encoding PLP-dependent aminotransferase family protein; the encoded protein is MKGDRTNMIVSFYPNRGTDIPIYMQLYDYFRKAISSGVIKKDEKLPSIREASEITGLSRTTVESAYFQLLTEGYVLSRPKSGYYAADLMEIEEELPWEIEKFKTKGADEFISREIYFYNEDIDSESFDVSAWKKIYGTVLRERSSEIYGTGTHQGEPDLRREISRFINLTRGARTNPEQIVVGAGGQYLIGILIGLIRRKNGRAAFEDPGYEKAKYIFEDYGFETEAIPVLENGIDLAALDDSHADIVYVSPSHQFPTGFLMPVPKRIELLAWARDRESFIIEDDYDSLIRYESRPVPCLQGLDAHDRVIYLGSFSKILLPSVRISYMVLPHRLLDDYEKIKTRYSQSASKLEQMTLAGFLEEGLMGKHVRRIKRNYKRKNALLQRYIEKNFHGRIEILSADSGLNMVLGLRTEKSAEEIAGIFSKKGILVKVIGRDGKDMVVSLAYSGFSPESLEKMIETPMDMGKDWLVEFL
- a CDS encoding ECF transporter S component, which gives rise to MKTIDTKMLARTSVLTALVFITTFTITIPLGFGYFNMGDAAVFLTGLLLGPKYAFLAAGIGSGLADYSAGYLFYIPSTFILKGMMALLASKASEKSLGIKIAFMLTGGIIMILGYYVTEGVIYGNWIAPIYNLPWNALQFSLGMVIALILHKQLKRFIS
- a CDS encoding trypsin-like peptidase domain-containing protein produces the protein MKIIAISVIAAMIGGLFTAYIAPTYLYGKIIKDPYGGIYTQGGPAYEIVATTEGLNVISAVAKKAMPSVVGITTVSIQNDLIFGASKAEGVGTGVIVDSRGYILTNSHVINDGNTEAVTVLLSSGESLDAEVLWNDPILDLAVVKVEKTNLPVADLGNSDELIIGETAIAIGNPLGLTFERSVTAGIISGLNRSIPISYSESIDSLIQTDASINPGNSGGPLLNARGEVIGINTAKIQSGEGLGFAIPINIAKPIVDEFIEKGEFTKAYMGIQGIDLEEFEQSSGEETGLEKGVFVYKVYKDSPADMAGMLGGDIITRIGSDDIETMRQLIKVLYAYRPGDTETVELVRNGQAFSYDITFVARDEIEE